From the genome of Pseudomonas sp. TMP9, one region includes:
- a CDS encoding MerR family transcriptional regulator, with product MSLESNDLGANADDYQAAIAQGFMPIRDVARITGVNAVTLRAWERRYGLIVPHRTPKGHRLYSDEHVTHIQAILTWLSRGVSVSQVKGLLRSNQPAFAEASTQWEAKRQLLQEAICNLNERRLDDCFNTELALYPPSTLCEQLLLPLFEELELRWRNQFGAQAERVFFYSWLRSKLGARLYHNNRQSTGAPLLLINVSDLPMAPGLWLTAWLASNAGVAVEVFDWPLPPPELALAVEHIQPRAVVLYSSQALNSTHLQRLLGGYECPCLLVGQVVQIHADELKVISLGNDDLSLAADPLAALQHLYDLKLLQSQQD from the coding sequence ATGAGCCTTGAGTCAAATGACCTCGGCGCTAACGCCGATGATTACCAAGCGGCCATTGCCCAAGGCTTTATGCCCATCCGCGATGTCGCACGCATCACCGGGGTCAACGCGGTCACCCTGCGCGCTTGGGAACGTCGGTATGGCTTGATCGTGCCGCACCGCACGCCCAAGGGCCATCGCCTGTACTCAGATGAGCATGTCACGCACATTCAAGCGATCCTCACGTGGCTCAGCCGTGGCGTCTCGGTCAGCCAGGTCAAGGGCCTGCTGCGCAGTAACCAGCCCGCCTTTGCCGAAGCCAGTACGCAGTGGGAAGCCAAGCGCCAGCTGTTGCAAGAAGCCATCTGTAACCTCAACGAGCGCCGCTTAGATGATTGCTTCAACACCGAATTAGCGCTCTATCCGCCCAGCACCCTCTGCGAGCAATTGCTCCTGCCGTTGTTTGAGGAACTTGAGTTGCGCTGGCGTAACCAATTTGGCGCGCAGGCGGAGCGGGTGTTCTTCTATTCTTGGCTGCGCAGCAAACTAGGTGCCCGGCTCTACCACAACAACCGCCAGTCGACTGGCGCACCTTTGCTGCTGATCAACGTCTCCGACCTGCCCATGGCCCCCGGCTTATGGTTGACCGCGTGGCTGGCGAGCAATGCCGGGGTGGCGGTTGAGGTATTTGATTGGCCGCTGCCACCGCCCGAACTGGCCCTGGCGGTTGAGCACATTCAGCCGCGGGCAGTGGTGCTGTATTCCAGCCAAGCGCTAAACAGCACACATCTTCAGCGACTGCTCGGCGGGTATGAGTGCCCCTGCCTACTGGTCGGACAAGTGGTGCAGATTCATGCCGATGAGTTAAAAGTCATTAGTTTGGGGAACGATGACCTGAGCCTGGCCGCCGATCCATTGGCCGCGCTGCAACACCTCTACGACCTTAAACTGCTGCAAAGCCAACAGGACTGA
- a CDS encoding TIGR02450 family Trp-rich protein, with translation MNAHTPVVTAKHRLNPRKLLLSKWTAAQPQNREKHFLVTELFCDEDGTVLQVELQAVLNQRCQRLDWRTLENAEQWRMGWT, from the coding sequence ATGAACGCTCACACACCCGTTGTAACGGCTAAGCACCGGCTCAACCCGCGCAAACTGCTGCTGTCAAAATGGACAGCAGCGCAGCCACAAAACCGCGAGAAGCATTTTCTCGTCACCGAACTGTTCTGCGACGAAGACGGTACGGTGTTGCAGGTTGAATTACAGGCCGTGCTCAACCAGCGCTGCCAGCGTTTGGACTGGCGCACGCTGGAAAACGCCGAGCAATGGCGCATGGGTTGGACGTAA
- a CDS encoding NAD(P)/FAD-dependent oxidoreductase, translating to MTALHPIAIIGTGLAGLSAAQALHAAGHPVQLFDKSRGSGGRMSSKRSDAGALDLGAQYFTARDRRFVEVVQQWQARGWVAEWTPSLYNFKDGQLSASPDEQVRWVGTPRMSAIARAMLGALPVSFSCHITDVFRGEQYWHLQDAGGNSHGPFSHVIVATPAPQAAALLSSAPKLAGAAASVAMDPTWAVALAFETALETTVEGCFVRHGPLDWLARNRSKPGRDTQLDTWVLHATSQWTKQHLDLPKEAVVEHLLGAFAELIGCTVPAPTLSLAHRWLYARPASAHQWGVLADADLGIYACGDWCLSGRVEGAWLSGQEAARRLLGHLQ from the coding sequence ATGACTGCACTTCATCCCATCGCCATTATTGGTACCGGCCTTGCCGGGCTTTCCGCGGCCCAAGCACTGCACGCTGCCGGCCATCCGGTACAGCTGTTCGACAAGAGCCGCGGCAGTGGCGGCCGCATGTCCAGCAAACGCAGTGATGCCGGCGCGCTGGATCTTGGCGCCCAGTATTTCACGGCCCGTGATCGCCGCTTTGTCGAGGTGGTGCAGCAGTGGCAAGCGCGCGGCTGGGTCGCCGAATGGACACCCAGTCTTTACAACTTTAAAGATGGCCAACTCAGCGCTTCGCCAGATGAACAAGTGCGATGGGTTGGCACCCCGCGCATGAGCGCAATCGCTCGCGCCATGCTCGGCGCCCTGCCGGTGAGCTTCTCTTGCCATATCACCGACGTGTTTCGCGGTGAACAGTACTGGCACCTGCAAGACGCTGGCGGCAATAGTCACGGTCCCTTTAGCCATGTAATTGTGGCGACACCGGCGCCGCAAGCCGCCGCACTGCTGTCCAGTGCACCGAAATTGGCGGGGGCTGCAGCCAGCGTGGCCATGGACCCAACGTGGGCCGTTGCCCTTGCGTTCGAGACAGCCCTGGAGACAACGGTTGAAGGCTGCTTTGTCCGGCACGGCCCGCTGGATTGGCTGGCCCGCAACCGCAGCAAACCGGGCCGCGACACGCAACTCGACACCTGGGTGTTGCACGCCACCAGCCAGTGGACCAAACAGCATTTAGACCTGCCTAAAGAAGCGGTGGTCGAGCACCTGCTGGGCGCCTTTGCCGAGTTAATCGGCTGCACAGTACCGGCCCCGACGTTGAGCCTGGCGCACCGCTGGCTTTATGCACGTCCTGCCAGTGCTCACCAATGGGGCGTATTGGCCGACGCCGACTTGGGCATTTATGCCTGCGGTGACTGGTGCCTGTCCGGTCGTGTGGAGGGCGCGTGGCTGAGTGGCCAAGAAGCCGCGCGGCGCTTGCTGGGTCATCTGCAATGA
- a CDS encoding TIGR01777 family oxidoreductase — MHILLTGGTGLIGRALCQHWLQQGHQLTVWSRSPDQVAALCGKAVRGIGRLEELAEEPVDAVVNLAGAPIADRPWTRKRKALLWASRIGLTEELLAWLQRREQKPAVLLSGSAVGWYGDGGERELSEESLPVSEDFAAQLCGAWEETALRAEALGIRVVLVRTGLVLASEGGFLKRLLLPFKLCLGGPLGDGRQWMPWIHIADQVALIDFLLQHEHASGPYNACAPTPERNRAFSQALGRELHRPAFIPAPAFVLRLALGEMSGLLLGGQRALPTRLQAEGFNFRFTHLDVALADLLGQPH, encoded by the coding sequence ATGCACATACTTCTCACCGGCGGCACCGGCTTGATCGGCCGCGCGCTTTGCCAGCATTGGTTGCAGCAAGGCCATCAGTTAACAGTCTGGAGCCGCAGTCCCGATCAGGTCGCGGCGCTGTGCGGCAAAGCGGTACGTGGCATTGGCCGGCTTGAAGAGTTGGCCGAAGAACCGGTGGATGCGGTGGTCAACCTCGCCGGGGCGCCGATTGCCGATCGGCCATGGACACGCAAACGTAAAGCCTTGCTCTGGGCCAGTCGCATTGGCCTGACTGAAGAGTTGTTGGCCTGGCTGCAACGCCGTGAGCAAAAGCCAGCCGTGTTGCTCTCAGGTTCAGCCGTGGGCTGGTATGGCGATGGGGGTGAGCGCGAATTGAGTGAGGAGTCGTTGCCCGTCAGTGAGGACTTTGCTGCGCAACTGTGCGGCGCATGGGAAGAAACCGCCTTGCGCGCCGAGGCGCTTGGCATCCGTGTGGTGCTGGTGCGTACAGGGCTGGTGTTGGCCAGCGAGGGTGGTTTCCTCAAGCGCTTGTTACTGCCATTCAAACTCTGTTTGGGTGGCCCGCTGGGTGATGGTCGGCAGTGGATGCCGTGGATTCATATTGCCGATCAAGTCGCGTTGATTGATTTTCTCCTGCAGCACGAGCACGCCAGCGGTCCTTATAATGCCTGCGCACCGACGCCCGAGCGTAACCGCGCCTTCAGCCAAGCGCTGGGCCGTGAGCTGCATCGGCCGGCCTTTATACCGGCGCCTGCGTTTGTTCTGCGCTTAGCCCTGGGCGAGATGTCAGGCTTGCTGCTGGGTGGCCAGCGCGCACTGCCGACGCGCCTGCAGGCCGAAGGGTTTAATTTTCGTTTCACTCACTTGGATGTAGCCCTGGCAGATCTGCTGGGCCAGCCTCACTAG